ACCTGTCGGACCGCGGCGTCACCGGCCGCGACGCGAGCGGGCCGCTCGACGCCTTCGTCTATACCGAGCGCGGCATCTATCGCCCGGGCGAGCGCATCCATGCGGTGGCCCTGCTGCGCGACCGGATCGGCCAGGCGATCGAGAACGGCGGATTGGCACTGACGCTCAGGAAGCCGAACGGTGTCGCCTTCAAGAAGGCGACGCTCGAGCCCCAGGCAGCCGGCGGCTTCCGGCTCGACCTCGACCTGCCGGACACGGCGAGCCGCGGCATCTGGCACATCGAGGCCGCCGACGCCGACGGCAAGGTGATCGGCGAGACCGCGGTCGAAGTGCAGGATTTCGTGCCGCAGCGCCTCAAAGTGACGGCGCACGCCGCCGCAGCCAAGCTGCATCCGAAGGACCCGGTCGAGATCGCGATCGACGGCCGCTTCCTCTATGGCGCGCCGGCCGGCGGCCTCGGCGCCGAGGCCCACATGGCGGTCGCGGTCGATCAGGCGCCGTTCCCGCAATCGGCCCAGGGCTACCGCTTCGGCGTGCCGGGCGACAGCTTCAAGCCGCAGGAGATCGATCTCGAGGCCGGTACCAGCAATCCCGACGGCCATGCGGTCGCGACCGGCAAGCTCGACGTGGCGCCGCCGCCGAACGTTGCCTTGAAAGCGACCGTCACCGCGGGGTTGCAGGAGCCGGGCGGGCGGGTCACGAGCGACCAGGTGAGCCTGCCCATCCGCACGGCGCCGCTGATGATCGGCATCCGGCCGCGCTTCAAGGACGATCGCGTCCGCGAAGGGGACGAGGCCGGGTTCGAGATCATCGCGGTCGACGAGGACGGCAAGCCGGTCGCGGCCCGGCTGCATTGGACGCTCATCGAACGGATCGGCCATTACGACTGGTTCCTCACCGGCGGCCGGTGGAACTTCCATCGCACCGACACCGAGACGGCGCTCGCTTCCGACGACATCACCCAGAGCCCCGACCGACCCTCAGTCGTCACCCGCAAGTTCGACTGGGGCGACTATCGGCTGGTCGTCGAGGGGCCCGACGGCGCGACGGCGAGCTATGCGTTCCATTCCGGCTGGATGGCGACCGCCGGGGCCGCCGACACGCCCGACAAGGTCGACGTGACGGTCGAGCACGAGCGCTACAAGGTCGGCGAGACCGCCCGGTTGCGCATCGTGCCGCCCTATGCTGGCAAGGTCCGGCTGATGATGGCGCGGGACAAGGTCTTCGACGTCCGTGAGCTCGACGTGCCGCGCGAGGGCACCACGGTCGAGGTGCCGGTCAGCGCCGATTGGGGCAGCGGCGCCTATGCGCTGGTCTCGCTCTACCGGCCGGCCGACGGCGGCAAAGGCCATCTGCCGGTGCGCGCGATCGGGCTCGCCTGGATCGGCGCCGATCCGGGCGCCCATCTGCTCGACGTCTCGATGCGGCTGCCGGACAAGCTCGTGCCGCGCCAGACGGTCGAGGTGCCGGTCACCGTCAAGGGCGGCACCAACGGCGAGCCGGTCTATCTGACGCTCGCCGCGGTCGACGAGGGCATCCTGCAGCTGACCCGGTTCAAGACGCCCGATCCGGCCCAATTCTATTTCGGCCAGCGCCGGCTCGCGGTCGAGATCCGCGACGACTACGGCCATCTGCTTGACGGGACGGAGGGCGAGGCCGGCGCGCTCAGGAGTGGCGGCGACGCGTTCGGTGGCAAGGGCCTGCCGGTGGTACCGACCCGGTCAGTGGCGCTCTTCGAAGGCCCGGTCAAGCTCGACGCCGACGGCGCCGCCAAGGTCGCGCTCGCCGTGCCCGACTTCGAGGGCGAACTTCGGGTCATGGCGATCGCCTACAGCAAGTCCGGCGTCGGCCGGGCCGAGGCACCCTTGACCGTGCGCGACCCGGTCGTGCCCGACGTGGCGCTGCCGCGCTTCCTCGCCCCTGGCGACCAGGGAAGCATGACCGTGCTGGTCGACAATCGCGACGGGATAGCGGGCGACTATCGCTTCGAGGTCGCGGTCGAGGGTGCGGCACGCCTGCCGGAACCCAAGCCCTGGACCTTCCCGCTCGGGACCGGCGAGCGCAAGATCACGACGATCCCGATCGCCGGCGTCAGCGAGGGCATCGCCAAGGTCACCGCCACGCTCGCGGGCCCCAAGGGCCTCCGGATCGTGCGCGACTGGTCGATTTCCGTGCGCGGCGCCCATTACCCGATCACGCTCGAGACCGTGGCGCTGCAGCACCAGGGCGAGCGCTTCACCGTCGATCCCCACACGCTCGACGTCTTCGTGCCCGGCAGCATCACGACCCAGGTCAGCTACTCGAAGCTCGCCGGCATCGACGTGCCGGGCCTGCTGCAGTCGCTCTGGCGCTATCCCTATGGCTGTACGGAGCAGCTGTCCTCGACGGCCTTCCCGCTCGTCTATTACGACGATCCAGCGCTCGCGACCGGTGCCGCCGACAAGGCAGCGATCCGCCAGCGTGTGCAAGACGCGATCGACCGGATCGTCGACCGCCAGGATCCGGAAGGCACGTTCGGCCTGTGGCGTGCCGGCGACGGACTCTCGAGCGACTGGCTCAGCCTCTATGCCCTCGACTTCCTGCTGCATGCCAAGGCCGCAGGGTTCGACGTGGCGGACAGCGTGATCGAACGCGGCTACGCCAATGCCGAATCTCTGTTCCGCGAGCCCGACCGCGCCGGCGACAACGGCGGAGCACGCGGCACGGATGCGCTCGCCTATGCCGCCTGGCTGCTGGCGCCGGCCCATCGGGTCGATCTCGGCCGGCTGCGCCAGCTCCATGACGGGCTGCAGGCGCGCCAGACGCTCGTCGCCTGGGACAACCGGCAGGGCAGCG
This DNA window, taken from Aliidongia dinghuensis, encodes the following:
- a CDS encoding alpha-2-macroglobulin family protein translates to MRRLAGVSVVVVVLAALGLTFLLKPGAPPPSGPPQQVAATTAPTAATPASEKPAPEKPAQEKPTQEKPTPPAPFGFIRVVTDLTKPQPSACLVFSRALDTRSETHYGDWVKLTPAADARLRVQDKAVCFDGLSLGRHYKIAIASGLPAADGSRIEAAAEATVDFGDRAKLVNFAGQGFILTRDAPGGVTLDTVNVDSVALEVLRINDRLAPGMIDSLRSQAPNYRYALQTLVEQSARPVWSGTMETKGPHNEVVHTAFPLSKIAEPRQPGVYVLVAANAQGLKPRNAEHQFLWQRSEDWEFASQLVVQTDIALTAVKAADGLHVFARSLATAAPMGDVEIQLQARDAQVLGSAKADGGGHAVFAPGLLRGTNAAAANTLVAYGKDQDFALLDLNQPAFDLSDRGVTGRDASGPLDAFVYTERGIYRPGERIHAVALLRDRIGQAIENGGLALTLRKPNGVAFKKATLEPQAAGGFRLDLDLPDTASRGIWHIEAADADGKVIGETAVEVQDFVPQRLKVTAHAAAAKLHPKDPVEIAIDGRFLYGAPAGGLGAEAHMAVAVDQAPFPQSAQGYRFGVPGDSFKPQEIDLEAGTSNPDGHAVATGKLDVAPPPNVALKATVTAGLQEPGGRVTSDQVSLPIRTAPLMIGIRPRFKDDRVREGDEAGFEIIAVDEDGKPVAARLHWTLIERIGHYDWFLTGGRWNFHRTDTETALASDDITQSPDRPSVVTRKFDWGDYRLVVEGPDGATASYAFHSGWMATAGAADTPDKVDVTVEHERYKVGETARLRIVPPYAGKVRLMMARDKVFDVRELDVPREGTTVEVPVSADWGSGAYALVSLYRPADGGKGHLPVRAIGLAWIGADPGAHLLDVSMRLPDKLVPRQTVEVPVTVKGGTNGEPVYLTLAAVDEGILQLTRFKTPDPAQFYFGQRRLAVEIRDDYGHLLDGTEGEAGALRSGGDAFGGKGLPVVPTRSVALFEGPVKLDADGAAKVALAVPDFEGELRVMAIAYSKSGVGRAEAPLTVRDPVVPDVALPRFLAPGDQGSMTVLVDNRDGIAGDYRFEVAVEGAARLPEPKPWTFPLGTGERKITTIPIAGVSEGIAKVTATLAGPKGLRIVRDWSISVRGAHYPITLETVALQHQGERFTVDPHTLDVFVPGSITTQVSYSKLAGIDVPGLLQSLWRYPYGCTEQLSSTAFPLVYYDDPALATGAADKAAIRQRVQDAIDRIVDRQDPEGTFGLWRAGDGLSSDWLSLYALDFLLHAKAAGFDVADSVIERGYANAESLFREPDRAGDNGGARGTDALAYAAWLLAPAHRVDLGRLRQLHDGLQARQTLVAWDNRQGSEADPMALGQLSGALAVLGDRSRGASALRFAVSGIERPFVAQWWERLVYWSRLRDAAGVLAIASESGQLNAVQPLVPKLQALSKTPDLLSTQEKAWLLVAAHAVTAGEASVELSLNGKPVTGTHGQAAFLPTAAEIAAGYTITPSQDLWRTLVVHGSPATAPSAISAGLHLEKSFLAMDGTVLDPAALPQNRRFIVSLSGSSNDHALHRLALVDLLPAGWEIEAILRPDQAPDFLGQLTRLRIGEARDDRLVAALDLGEEGYRYFHLWQSEEDKNADEDAKEGKFHVAYVVRAVTPGTFTRPEAVVEDMYHPGTMARTAAGTVQVTAP